In Coleofasciculus sp. FACHB-1120, one genomic interval encodes:
- a CDS encoding ChaB family protein, whose amino-acid sequence MTEQPDQQVNNLPSEVQELPEAAQQIFQAAFKSAHEDGMDEEAARKVAWNTIKSEYQQGENGNWERTPEMINEDNSNPVTRAAVQSGGN is encoded by the coding sequence ATGACCGAACAACCAGATCAACAAGTTAATAACTTACCTTCAGAAGTACAAGAACTGCCTGAAGCTGCTCAGCAGATTTTCCAAGCTGCATTTAAGAGTGCCCACGAGGACGGGATGGACGAAGAAGCTGCCCGCAAGGTTGCATGGAATACCATCAAAAGCGAATACCAGCAAGGTGAAAATGGCAACTGGGAGCGGACTCCTGAAATGATCAACGAAGACAATTCAAATCCCGTAACCCGCGCTGCGGTTCAGTCTGGCGGTAATTAA